aaaaattgtaattatctttttttttaatgttaagattTTATTTACAAAGCTTCTTTGTTGTACAGAAAGTAAAAATGCTGTTACAATCTTGGTGTAACTGGTAGCCACGGACAGTTGACTCACCAATCACAGCTATCCACGCTACAGCAAGTCTTACACAAAAACCTAACAACGCTTACAATTTTGTTGGGGTGAAGTCCCCAAGCTTAGTGTTGGATTTCCAAAAGGGACTAAGTGGAGGAAGGTGAAATGTCACAGGAACTATTCTTTGGCTctttgggtgggtgggtgtcCTGGGGTTTGTATCACAGCtacccttttatttttcttaaaaaaaaaaaaaaagctaccaaaTCCATGTCAGCAGTCCAACCCATACTGAACAGCTTGTTTTTGCAGGTTATTGGGATCTTATTAATCATCTTCTCCTTCATcatctgtttctctcttcctcttttcgcctttcctgctttcttcctcttcttcatcctcatcttcatcttcatcctcatcttcatcatcttcatcaaCTTCTCCATCATGTCCAAATTCTTCCTCCCCACTGACTTCATCTTCATCCTCCTCCCCTTCTACATCTTCGTCTTCATCATCATCCTCTTCATCATCAAACTCTTCTTCCTCACCATCTTCATCCTCCTCCTTATCCTCATCTTCTCCTTCTTCATCATCCTCTTCTTCATCCACACCATCCACCTCGGCATCTGAATCTggggtttgaactgtggtgttggagaagactcttgagggtcccttggactgcaaggagatccacccagtccattctggaggagatcagccctgggatttcttcggaaggaacgatgctaaagctgaagctccagtactttggccacctcatgcgaagagttgactcactggaaaagactgatgctgggagggattgggggcgggaggagaaggggacgacccaggatgaggtggctggatggcaccacggactcgatggacgtgagtctgggtgaactccgggagatggtgatgggcagggaggcctggcgggctgcgattcatgcggtcgcaaagaggcggacacgactgagcgactgaactgaactgaaccgaacctcaCAGTTAAACAGATCCAGGCTCTTCAGACATTCCAACTTTTTCAAAGGTTCCAGGGTGCTGATGTGTTTCAGTTTATTTCCACTTAAGTTTAGATGTGTAAGATTTGGAAGTTTTTCTGCTAACATATCCAGACCTCCACAGATTCTATTGTCACTGAGCTCAAGCTTTTTCAATTTAGGTAGTCTGGGAAGATTTGAAACTGAAATCAAGTCTACATTTATTAAACTGAGGAACTCTAAGTGCATTAATTCAGCTATTAagccctcaattttcccatcaTTTGATTTGCAATTGTCCAGGACAAGTTCCAGAACAGCTGCCGGGGTCCGGTTCCTCAGCTCCAGGGGGATCCTCGTCTTCATGTCCATGTTTCTCTCTTGCCCCCTCTTCAAACTTAACTTTCCGCGGCGGGGGCGGAGCGGGGAGAGGCGTCCCAGCCTGCGCAGCGAGGGCCGCCGGAAGGGGTCTGCTCGAGGCACAGGCCGACGGCGCGGTCCTGGGTGGCGAGCGGAGCCCCCGGAGCCAAGTTACTCGCGGGAGCAGAGAGAAACCATGGAGGGAAAagctgtaattatcttttataatttgtctggttattgattgtgaaaactgataaacatttttaatattgtgattatgtaactattactcacttaatatcATTGTATAATGTTTGGTCAACAGAAAACTTATAGGATTCTGTATCACTAAAACTACCTTTaacagaaaaacctgtaatcactttaaaaagtccagatgcatatcagaattatcttggaattttttgaaaaatacaagtgCCCTGgtactgtgtttatttttttgacagAGCTCCAGATATACTTCTAATGAGCagctgtgtttaaaaaaaaactgggctATCTGagtatcttttactttcatctagtTTGCTTCactctttctattttatattcagtgttcccatttcatttagtgtgtgttttccaatttctccatctcttttttggTTTGATGTTCTTTCCTAAGCCTTTATCAaacatagtagaaaagcttttgtatacttatatataaatactatgtataatatatatattagaaaacttGTGAATTTTTGCTTAGCtaaaattttatgacattttgattgttcttatttgacttagtatgaatagaatgctgctgctgctaagtcatttcagttgtgtccgactctgtgtgaccccatagacggcagcccaccaggctcccccatccctgggattctccaggcaagaacactggagtgggttgccatttccttctccaatgcatgaaagtgaaaagtgaaagtgaagtcactcagtcgcgtccaacccttagcgacctcatggactgcagcctaccaggctcctccatccatggggttttctaggcaagagtactagagtggggtgcattgccttctccagaatagaatgttgcatatctattttttaaattagaaatctgagcgacttcctttcacttttcactttcatgcattggagaaggaaatggcaacccactccagtgttcttgcctggagaatcccagggatggaggagcctggtgggctgccgtctatggggttacacagagtcggacacaactgaagtgacttagcagcagcagcagcagcagcattctattcTAGAGTGCTATTCTATtctagaatgctagatttctaatttaaaaaatagatatgcagtaagcaacaaaggtttactgtatagcacagtgaactatagtcaatatcttgtaataacctataatggaaaataatttcaaaaataacatgtgtatatgtataactgaatcacacacaaaaaaaagatttctactttctgaaatttagtaatgtttatctttttaccAGTTTTCCTAAATGTCCTATGGACATCTATTAACAATGTATgagacacaaaattttaaatatatttgtgtagaaTATGATTATTATCAATTAATTAAATTAGATCtactatatttaaattattaatgacatcattcaaaatgctCCTATTATATTTTtggtaatcccttgaatctatttctcacttccactgtataatcataagagatttgatttaggtcatatctgaatggtctagtggttttccctattttcttcaatttaagtctgaatttggcaattaggagtGTCTATATCCTGCAGCTAAATTAAATCTCTCTataattggacacgactgaagcgacttagcagcagcaacaaagagcaGTTATGGTTGTTACAATTCTGTTTAAAAATCTGCCAGGACTTCCCTACCACCTTCTTGGTTGCAATCTACCTTTCCTTTCTTAGGACTTTCTAACCCTATGCTCCAGGCAAACTGTATCTTATAAGCTCCATATTTTTCCTATCTCTTAATTTTAAGCTTAAACTGGTGTCTTCATCTGGCACACTTCTACCCACTTATCAATCCTCACCATCTTACCTGGGTAACTCATTTTAATGgttaatttattttcagtatGATCTCAGTCATgctgccttctcctccccccGAGCCATGAACAAAATATTCCATTTTGATATGCCTTTATTAATACTATCTCAACTTGTTTTCTCAGTCTAGAACTCTCTTTTGGCCCTTTCCACTAGCTAGcttcagatgtttaagctggatttagaaaaggcagaggaaccaaagatcaaatttccaacatccactggatcaaagaaaaagcaagagagttccagaaatatctacttctgctttattgactatgctaaagcctttaactccATAGATCCCAACAAATCGTGGAAAATTctctaagagatgggaataccagaccatcttatctgcctcctgagaaatctgtatgcagatcaagaagcaacagtcagaactggatgtggaacaatagactggttccaaatcaggaaaggagtatgtcagggctgtatattgtcaccctgcttatttaacttatatgctgagtacatcatgagaaatgccagtctggatgaagcacatgctggaattaagattgctgggagaaatatcaatgacctcagatatgcagatgacaccacccttatggcagaaagtgaaggagaactaaaaagcctcttgatgaaagtgaaaaaggagagtgaaaaagttggcttaaagctcaacattcaggaaactaagatcatggcatccggtcccatcccttcatggcaaatagatggggaaacagtggaaacagtggctgacttttattttgggggctccaaaatcactgtggatggtgactgcagccatgaaattaaaagacacatgctccttggaagaaaagctatgagcaacctagacagcttattaaaaagcagagaaataactgccaacaaaggtccatctagtcagagctatggtttttccagtagtcatgtatggatgtgagagttggactataaagaaagctgagtgctgaagaattgatgcttttgaagtgtggtgttggagaagactcttgagagtcccttggactgcaaggagatccaaccagtccatcctaaaggagatcagtcctgggtgttcattggaaggactgatgctgaagctgaagctccaatactttggccacctgatgcgaagaactgactcatttcaaaagaccctgatgctgggaaagactgatggtggaaagagaaggggatgacagaggatgagatggttggatggcatcaccaactcaatggacatgattttgagtagactccgggagttggtgatggacagggaggcctggtgtgctacagtccatgggatagcaaagagtcagacatgagtgagcgactgaactgacaatGAACTGACTAGCTAGCTAGTTCCCACTCATACCTTCTTCAGGTTTGAACTTCAATCTTTTCCTTTAGGGAGTCTTTTTCTAACTCCCAAGCCTTAGTGAGATGCCCAGTATATGTCCCCATAACACTTCCTATTCCCAACAATTATCACATTGCATTACTTGCTTGGAGTCTATTATCCCTGCTAATAGTGAGTTCCATGAATATTTGGACAAGTCTATCTTATTCCCTGCTGAACATCAAGCCTCTAGAACAGTTTTTGGGACATAGGAGATGCTAAATATGTATATGCCAAATGGATGTTGAATGAATTCAATTTTAATTTAACACATTTTATTAAGTACCTATAAACACCAGACAATGTTCTAGGTACTTGAGATATATCAGtgaataaagaagagaaagaccCCTTCCCTCATGGAGCTCAGATTCTAGCAGGGAAAGATAGACAATATACTTGTAAATAAGTAAGTTATATGGTAGCTTAAATAGTGCTAAGTgctatgaaaaaatgaaaaagtaaagtaaaatgaaactggtaaagtaaaataataatgaagtaTGAAGAAAAATGGAGGTGCATAATTTGCAGTATTAAATAAAGCAGTCAGGGTAGGTCCCCTTGTAACTGTACCACTTGAGCACAGATTTGAAGGTGCAGACATCTGGGGaaagagttttccaggcaaagggaTGGCTAGCGCAAAGGTCCTGAGAATTCCTGGTGTGTTGGGGAAAATTTTAGGGCAGAGAGGGCAAGGGAGAGAATGGTGGGAGAGGAGTCATCGTTAAGGttccttttggccatctgtaaggACTTTAACTTTTATGTGAATGAAAAAGGAAGCcactgaaggattttgaacagtTCTGACATGATCTgacttttgtttcaaaataattacTCTGGCATCTAGGTTAATAATACACTACAGAGGAGGGCAAACATAGTAGAGATATcagttaaaaactaaaaaaacttGGGAAttacctagtggtccagtggtcaggactcttcACTCCTGAGGGCCCGGATTCAATCTCTGATTGCCGGTCTAAAaacccacaagctgtgcagtatGGCAAAAAAAAGATGGTAAGAGAACCTGAGAGGACCAAGTTAATTGGAACTGTGTGGTAGCAGTGGAGACACTGAAAAATGGTGAAGTTTTGgatattttttagaaaaggtagagccAACAGGATTTCCTGACAGATTGCATGTGGGATGTGAGACAAAGCGAGGGATCACAGCTGACTTCAAGGTTTTTGGCCTGGGCAAATTGAAGGATAGAGTAGCCAGAAGCTAAGAAGGGCAAGTTGTGGGTTAAATAGGATTTTTTAGTTTTGGAGGGTGAGGGTAGATCAGGACTTCAGTTTCAATATATAAACATGCTGAATATAAGATGTTTATTAGACATTCAAGTGGGGTGTCATGAATCCAATTGGATTTATAAGTATCAAGTCCAGAAGAGAGCACTAGGTTGGAGACACAAATTTGGGAGTCATCAGCAAGAAGGTACTATTTAGAGTCATAAGCCTAGATGAGATCATCAAGGGGGTAAGGGTAGATAGAGAAGAGGACCAACAACTAGGTTCTGAGACACtcacattgtaaagaaatttaaGAGACGATGATGAGGCAACAAAGGATACAAAGAGAGACCAGAGAGAGGAGATAAAATCCAAGAGAGTTGTTATCCTAAAAACCAAGGGAAGACAGAAATTTGGGGAGAATGATGAATTGCAGCAAGTGCTGCTAATAAATCAGATAAGGACTTAGAACTGGCCATTAGATTTAGCAAATGGTCACGGGTGACATTTTTGGAAAAGTGGTATGGGAAAGAACCTTTTTAGGgtggattaagaaaaaaatgggagGAGAGAAATTTgaggatgaggatgaaagaaTGTATGTCCTTTACCacacatattattattattatttttggccacacaatGCACGggttgcagaatcttagttccccaaccaggaatctaacccagacCCCTGGCAGTGAGCACGTCTGAGGGAATGGCTTTAGCAAGTAATGCATGAAGTGGCGATGGGAAAAGCTGGACAGTTAGAAAGTAGCAGAAGAAGACACTGGGCATCTGCCTGGGtatagggggaggggaggaagagttATAAAGGAAATGGAGGGGAAAATAAGGTAAAATTTAATTTGACCCTTTACTATTCCTTCAGTCAATCCATCAGTCAACAAACATTGGTCTGGTGCAGCTGTACACTGACACTGTACCAGGTTCCATAGCAGCTATGCAGTTGTCAGAGACACGGCTTCTTCCAGTCTTCAAGGAGTTTCTTTTGTACGGGAGACGAGATGAAGACATCACAATGATGACAAATGGTAGAATGtgatgggaatttcctggtggtccagtggttagggtttAGAGCTTTCACTAGGGGAGGCTATGGGGATAGGAACAGGATACCTAACCTAATAAGAGAACTTAACTTGGAAATCTACTATTTTATGGGGCTTTTAATGGGTAacatccaccaaaaaaaaaaaaacattccaaTGGAGGATAGTAAAGGTGAGTGGGAGCCAGATCTCAGTAcaaggaaaagaacttgaaatatggaagtgtattttttttttcatttaatctgtATTACAAACATCCAACTGTTTCTAATGGCATCAGCTGTTTCTAATAGAATAAGAAAGCAGACCAAAGTAAATCAAGGCACAACAGACCTTTCTT
The nucleotide sequence above comes from Budorcas taxicolor isolate Tak-1 chromosome 20, Takin1.1, whole genome shotgun sequence. Encoded proteins:
- the LOC128065909 gene encoding acidic leucine-rich nuclear phosphoprotein 32 family member B-like, encoding MKTRIPLELRNRTPAAVLELVLDNCKSNDGKIEGLIAELMHLEFLSLINVDLISVSNLPRLPKLKKLELSDNRICGGLDMLAEKLPNLTHLNLSGNKLKHISTLEPLKKLECLKSLDLFNFQTPDSDAEVDGVDEEEDDEEGEDEDKEEDEDGEEEEFDDEEDDDEDEDVEGEEDEDEVSGEEEFGHDGEVDEDDEDEDEDEDEDEEEEESRKGEKRKRETDDEGEDD